The following DNA comes from Serpentinimonas raichei.
GACCATCCAGACATCGAGGTCGGCGCGCGGCACCACCTGGTTGTAGTGGATGTTGAAGCCGTGCGCAAAGGCCAGCGAAGCGCCTTTCTTCATGTTCGGCTCGATGTTGTTTTTGTAGACGGCGCCGATCTGCTCATCGGGCAGCAGCACCATCACCACGTCGGCGGCGGCCACGGCCTCGTTGACTTCCAGCACCTTCAGGCCGGCCTTGCCGACCTTGTCCCACGAGGCGCCGCCCTTGCGCAGGCCCACCACCACCTTGACGCCGCTGTCGTTGAGGTTTTGCGCGTGCGCGTGGCCCTGGCTGCCGTAGCCGATGATGGCCACGGTCTTGCCCTTGATCAGGCTGAGGTCACAGTCTTTGTCGTAGAAAACTTTCATGCTCGAGGCTCCAAAAAAAGAAGGGGGGGGATGGGTGATGATACGGGTGCGCGGGCCTTCAGACCCGCAAGATGCGCTCGCCGCGCCCGATGCCGCTGGGGCCGGTGCGCACGGTTTCCAAGATAGCGCTGCGCTCGAGCGCCTGCAAAAAGGCGTCGTTCTTGGCTTGGTCGCCGGTGAGCTCGATGGTGTAGCTCTTGTCGGTCACGTCGATGATGCGGCCGCGAAAGATGTCGGCCATGCGCTTCATCTCCTCGCGCTCCTTGCCCACCGCGCGCACTTTGACCAGCATCAGCTCGCGCTCGGTGTAGGCGCCTTCGGTCAGGTCCACCACCTTGACCACCTCGATCAGGCGGTTGAGGTGCTTGGTGATCTGCTCGATCACCTCGTCAGAGCCCGTGGTCTGGATCGTCATGCGCGACAAGGAGGCGTCTTCGGTCGGGGCCACGGTGAGCGACTCGATGTTGTAGCCACGCGCCGAAAACAGCCCCACCACGCGCGACAGGGCACCGGCTTCGTTTTCCAGCAGGACAGAAATGATGTGTTTCATGGTTTGCACTCCAGAGCCTGGCCTTAAAGGTCTTCGCTGCCGAGCAGCATTTCGGTGATGCCCATGCCGGCTTTGACCATGGGGAAGACGTTTTCGGTCGGGTCGGTGCGAAAGTCCATGAACACGGTGCGGTCCTTGAGCGCACGCGCCTCGCGCAGCGCCGGCTCCACATCCTGCGGGCGCTCGATCAGCATGCCGACGTGGCCATAGGCCTCGGCGAGCTTGACGAAGTTGGGCAGCGCGTCCATGTAGCTGTGGCTGTAGCGGCCCGAGTATTCGATCTCCTGCCACTGGCGCACCATGCCGAGGTAGCGGTTGTTGAGCGAAATGATCTTGATCGGGGTTTCGTACTGCAGGCAGGTGGACAGCTCCTGGATGCACATCTGCACCGAGCCTTCGCCGGTGACGCAATAGACCTCGCTCTCGGGCCGCGCCAGCTTGATGCCCATGGCGTAGGGCAGGCCCACGCCCATGGTGCCCAAGCCGCCGGAGTTGATCCAGCGCCGTGGCCGGTCGAACTTGTAGAACTGCGCCGCCCACATCTGGTGCTGCCCGACGTCGGAGGTGACGTAGGCGTCGGCGTCGCGGGTCATGTTCCAGAGCGTTTCGATCACGTATTGGGGCTTGATCACGTCCGAATTGCCGCGCTCGTACTTGAGGCAGTCGCGGCTGCGCCAACCTTCGATGGTTTCCCACCAAGCCGCCAGCGCGCGCCCATCGGGCCGCACCGGGCTTTCTTGCAGCATGGCGAGCAGCTCGGTGAGCACCTCGCGCACATCGCCCACAATCGGCACATCGACCTTGACGCGCTTGGAAATGCTCGACGGGTCGATGTCGATGTGGATGATCTTGCGCTCGTTTTGGGCAAAGTGCTTGGGGTTGCCGATCACGCGGTCGTCAAAGCGCGCCCCGATGGCCAGCAACACGTCGCAGTTTTGCATCGCGTTGTTGGCCTCCAGCGTGCCGTGCATGCCCAGCATGCCGAGGAACTTGCGCTCGGTCGCCGGGTAGGCGCCCAGCCCCATCAGGGTGTTGGTGACCGGGAAGCCCAGCAGCTCGCACAGGGCGCGCAGCTCGGGCACGGCGTTGCTCAGCAGCACCCCGCCGCCGCTGTAGATGTAGGGCCGTTTGGCCGCCAGCAGCAGTTGCAGGGCCTTGCGGATTTGCCCGCCGTGGCCCTTGCGCACCGGGTTGTAGGAGCGCAGGCTGACCGACTCCGGGTAGCCGCTCCAGGCGGTTTTCTTGAAGGACACGTCTTTCGGGATGTCCACCACCACCGGGCCGGGGCGGCCGCTGCGCGCCAGGTAAAAGGCTTTTTTGAGCGTCAGCGCCAGGTCGCGCACGTCTTTGACCAAAAAGTTGTGCTTGACGATCGGGCGCGTAATGCCCACCGTGTCGCACTCCTGGAAGGCGTCGAGCCCGATCGCCGCCGTGGGCACCTGACCGGTGAGGATCACCATCGGGATGCTGTCCATGTAGGCGGTGGCGATGCCGGTGATGGCGTTGGTCACGCCGGGGCCGGAGGTGACCAGCGCCACCCCCACGTCGCCGGTGGCGCGGGCGTAGCCGTCGGCGGCGTGCACCGCGGCCTGCTCGTGGCGCACCAGCACGTGCTGGATGGTGTCTTGCTTGTAGAGCGCGTCGTAGATGTAGAGCACGGCGCCGCCGGGGTAGCCCCAGAGGTAGCGCACGTTTTCGGCCTGTAGGGCGCGCACGAGGATTTCGGCGCCCATCAGTTCTTCGGGGCTGCCGGGAGTGCCAGGGCTGGATGCCGGGGCGGATGCGGATTGTTTGATTTCCATTTGATGAACCTTTCGGGTATTTCTCTGACGAAAAACCTTGGGTGCCTCTGAGCCAGCCCTTGTGGGGCCGCTTTGAGACTTAAGGCCAAAGCCATGGCGGCATACAGCCGCGCAACCTTGACCCGTTTGCCGTTTGAATTGGGTAAGCGCGCATTATGGCACGTTCCAGCAGCCGCTCTGGCGCCGATCTGGTGCGTGCGGGGTGCGACAATCTGCGGCGATCCGATTCTCACCCTCGCGCTCATGAGCAAAAACCGCCCCGCCTCCCCTGCCCCAGCAGCCGATACCGCGCCCCCCGCCCTGACCGCCCCCTCGCTGCGCCGGCGCATGGCTTGCTGGCTGTACGAGGGCACGCTGATGTTTGGCGTGATCTTTATGGCGGCGCTGGCCTTTGGCGTGCTCACCGACAGCCGCGAGCCGATGCAAAACCGGCACGCGCTGCAAGGCTTTTTGTTCCTGATCGGCGGCCTGTATTTCGCTTACTTCTGGCACAAGGGCCAGACGCTGGCCATGAAAACCTGGCACATTCGCGTGCTGGACCACGCCGGGCGGCCGCTGCGGCTGGCGCACGCGCTCTGGCGCTACGTGTTGAGCTGGGTCTGGTTTGCCCCGCCCATGGTGCTGGGCGCGCTGCTCGGACTGGCAGCGTCATGGATTTTGTGGATGATGTTGGCTTGGGTGCCGATCTACGCCCTGCTGGCGCGGCTGCACCCGCAGCAACAGTTCTGGCACGACGCCTGGGCCGGCACCCGGCTGATCCATGCACCCCCATCCGAAACCGATGCCTGATCGATGAACGAACAATCACCCCTGCCGCACTTGGACCCGGTCACGCAGCAAAAACGGCGTGGCATTTTGCGCTTGTGGAACGCCATGGGCTACTCGCTCATGGGACTGCGCGCCGCCTGGGACGAATCGGCTTTTCGCCAAGAGGCGCTGGCGGCGTTCATCATGGTGCCCGCGGCGTTTTGGCTGGGGCGCAACTGGTTCGAGGTTGGGCTGCTGGTGGGCACCGTGCTGCTGGTGATGATCGTCGAGCTGCTCAACACCGGCA
Coding sequences within:
- the ilvN gene encoding acetolactate synthase small subunit; the encoded protein is MKHIISVLLENEAGALSRVVGLFSARGYNIESLTVAPTEDASLSRMTIQTTGSDEVIEQITKHLNRLIEVVKVVDLTEGAYTERELMLVKVRAVGKEREEMKRMADIFRGRIIDVTDKSYTIELTGDQAKNDAFLQALERSAILETVRTGPSGIGRGERILRV
- a CDS encoding RDD family protein, with the translated sequence MSKNRPASPAPAADTAPPALTAPSLRRRMACWLYEGTLMFGVIFMAALAFGVLTDSREPMQNRHALQGFLFLIGGLYFAYFWHKGQTLAMKTWHIRVLDHAGRPLRLAHALWRYVLSWVWFAPPMVLGALLGLAASWILWMMLAWVPIYALLARLHPQQQFWHDAWAGTRLIHAPPSETDA
- a CDS encoding diacylglycerol kinase produces the protein MNEQSPLPHLDPVTQQKRRGILRLWNAMGYSLMGLRAAWDESAFRQEALAAFIMVPAAFWLGRNWFEVGLLVGTVLLVMIVELLNTGIETAIDRIGPQWHHLSKRAKDMGSAAVLLSLLLCGGVWLGALHARFWGA
- a CDS encoding acetolactate synthase 3 catalytic subunit produces the protein MEIKQSASAPASSPGTPGSPEELMGAEILVRALQAENVRYLWGYPGGAVLYIYDALYKQDTIQHVLVRHEQAAVHAADGYARATGDVGVALVTSGPGVTNAITGIATAYMDSIPMVILTGQVPTAAIGLDAFQECDTVGITRPIVKHNFLVKDVRDLALTLKKAFYLARSGRPGPVVVDIPKDVSFKKTAWSGYPESVSLRSYNPVRKGHGGQIRKALQLLLAAKRPYIYSGGGVLLSNAVPELRALCELLGFPVTNTLMGLGAYPATERKFLGMLGMHGTLEANNAMQNCDVLLAIGARFDDRVIGNPKHFAQNERKIIHIDIDPSSISKRVKVDVPIVGDVREVLTELLAMLQESPVRPDGRALAAWWETIEGWRSRDCLKYERGNSDVIKPQYVIETLWNMTRDADAYVTSDVGQHQMWAAQFYKFDRPRRWINSGGLGTMGVGLPYAMGIKLARPESEVYCVTGEGSVQMCIQELSTCLQYETPIKIISLNNRYLGMVRQWQEIEYSGRYSHSYMDALPNFVKLAEAYGHVGMLIERPQDVEPALREARALKDRTVFMDFRTDPTENVFPMVKAGMGITEMLLGSEDL